Genomic DNA from Bacillus horti:
GTGTGTTGTTCAGCCAAGCATCACGGATAGCCACCTGTCCTGCAGTGTTACTTGGATCATAGAACCCGTTTAAGCTATAGCTTGAATCCTTTAAGCCTTGAAGACGTTGAATAAAATCTGAACCAAACGTACTCACGTCCTGATTATCCCCTTCATTGGTCATCGTTGCTTCATTTAATTGTAGGACCTCGCTAAAGCTTGTCCCATCCGTAGATACGTTTACCTTTAATTTTCTCCCTGCTAATGCCATTGTTCATGACCTCCTCATTGTTTTTCATATATTTCATGCTTTTGTGTTTCATGTTTTTTTATGTTTTCGTGTTCTTCCTATTAATTACTCTTCATTTTTCTATACTCTCTGCACAATCATCCGATAAATAGCTTGAACCTGCCTATTATCTGCCTCTTCTGTTGCATCTTCTACAACGGCTGCACCACTCTGGTAATCCAAGCTCACTAGCTCAAAGTGCTGCATGGGCAAATCTATATGTCTAAGCCCATTGGTCAGGGATTGCAGAATATCATAGGCTTCAGAATAGCCTTGTTCACCACTATAAATACGAATGGTCGACTGCACCTCTAAACTCTGCTGTTCAAACGTATTTAACGGCGTTTCAGTCGCCTCACCTATCACAATATAAGGCAGTGATGAATCGATTGGAGTATGATCAAACACTCCTGAAACCTTTACCATTAAATCACCATCTGCTCTACAAGCTTGTAATAACGCCTGCTGTATTTCTATTAGGGCACTCATAAGAATCCCCCTTCCCACACTTTTTTGTCAGTCTTCTTTTTGTTCACACTAAAAACTATGCCTGTCCTGTACATAAAACATTATCCAGGATGCAGGAGCCAAACCAAGCCCATAGGCCTCACCTCCTTTAAAAAATGGACAAGAAAAAAGACATCCTCTGAATCAGGGTGTCTTATCTATCATTTATTTAAAAAGTCTATGCACATTCTCGTCATGTAGGTCATTCATATAAATAAGTTTCAATTGGTAGTCAATAAATCATTAATCAAATAATAGATAGAATTCCCTTCAGGCTTATCTCCAGCTTGGCCATAAGCTGCCTTCTTAGCACATGAATACTGCTTTCTGAATAGCCTAGCTCCAAGGATATTTTGCGAATAGACCACCGCTGAAAATAGCGATATTGCACAAACCTCTTCTCTAGTTCATCAAGCTCTTCCAATGATTGATCAATAGAGTCAACAATGACTTGGTATTTTTGAATTTCGCGTTGTAGCTGTAGAGCCTTCTTTGATTCCAACCGTTCAATAGCACACTCTTCGGTCGAGCTCCATTTTGAAGCATAGTTCATGGAGCCCTCACGTATTTCATAATTCGTAGTCGTTCTCGGCTGGATAAACTCAATCTGATTACTCAAGTTGTTCATTCCTACCTTGTACTGCCTATACTGCTTAAGATGAAATTCGATCTCTCTAATAACAGAGTTACGCGTCTTCTTATCCTCCTGAACGGTCATTTTGACACCCCTTTCTTTTTGTTTAGCTTTTGTTACACGAACTGGATTGTATCAAGAATAACATGTCCAATAGAGCAAAATGTTCTGTAATTATATTGCAAATACGTAAACTTTCTGTTGGAAAACTTGTGCAAAAATACAGAACGTGTGTTCTTATTATAAAACCTTTGCGTATTTTTTGCAATAAGTAATTATGGAAACAGTGCGCGAAAACATATACGTCTAGAAACCATTAGAAACCATCGAAGTAACTGAGCATATCTTATCACGTATCTTACACGCATTTAAGCACATAAAAAAAGCCGTACTTAGCCCAAATTAAAGTGCACCCTTTGTAAAGGACATTTAAAAAAAGCCTAGGCAAGAGCCCTTAGAAGATGATCTCTGTATTGAACAGGGGTCATCTTTTTTCGATTCCATTGGTATCTATAGTGGTTATGGTAGGTCATATATTGCTTAATTTCTTTTTTTATCTCATCTAGAGTTGAACATTCTTTAATAGTGGTTTCATCCTTAAGGTGGCCAAAAAAAGAT
This window encodes:
- a CDS encoding phage tail tube protein; protein product: MALAGRKLKVNVSTDGTSFSEVLQLNEATMTNEGDNQDVSTFGSDFIQRLQGLKDSSYSLNGFYDPSNTAGQVAIRDAWLNNTPLYVQFLPDGESGFEQEVKVSSYEVTASAEGTVEVAIEVEGSGAISAV
- a CDS encoding sigma-70 family RNA polymerase sigma factor, whose protein sequence is MTVQEDKKTRNSVIREIEFHLKQYRQYKVGMNNLSNQIEFIQPRTTTNYEIREGSMNYASKWSSTEECAIERLESKKALQLQREIQKYQVIVDSIDQSLEELDELEKRFVQYRYFQRWSIRKISLELGYSESSIHVLRRQLMAKLEISLKGILSII
- a CDS encoding DUF3168 domain-containing protein, which produces MSALIEIQQALLQACRADGDLMVKVSGVFDHTPIDSSLPYIVIGEATETPLNTFEQQSLEVQSTIRIYSGEQGYSEAYDILQSLTNGLRHIDLPMQHFELVSLDYQSGAAVVEDATEEADNRQVQAIYRMIVQRV